CGACAGATTCCGCTTGCGGGCGAACCCGCCGACGTGGTTGAAATCGTCGCCAACTACGGCCAGTGGCTCACCACTTGCGACATTCCCAAGCTCTTCGTCAACGCCGAGCCGGGGGCCATCCTGGTCGGTGCGGCGCGCGATTTCTGCCGCCGCTGGAATAACCAGGAAGAAGTCACGGTCAAGGGCGCGCACTTCGTGCAGGAAGACTCGGGCGAAGAAATAGGCCGCGCCGTGGCCGACTGGATCAAGCGCCGGGCCTGACCACCCATGCAGCCCACCAAGCTTGGAATCATCGGACTGGGCCGCCACGGCAGCCGATACGCGCGCCACGCGGCGCAAGACGTGGAGGCGTTGCAACTGACGGCCATCTGCCGCCGCGACGAAGCAGCGGGCCGCGCCCTGGCCGGGGAACTCAACTGTCGTTGGACGGGCGACGCACGTGAACTGATCGCAAGCGACGACGTCGACGCGGTAGTACTGGTGACCCTGCCCTCGCTGCTACCCGAATTAGTGACCCTGGCGGCCGAACTCGGCAAACCGCTGCTGGTCGAAAAACCCGTCGCAACAGGGCTCGAAAGTGGCCGGCGCATTCTCGCGGCCGTCGAATCGGCCAACATTTACTGCATCGCCGGGCACACCCTGCGCTTCAATTCGCTCTGCCTGGCCATGCGCGATGAAATCGACAGGCTGGGCCGCATCGACACACTCACTTTCAGCCAGCGTTTTCCGCCGCAGCAGCAACTCGATTGGCTCGACGATCCGGCGAGATCCGGCGGAGGCAACATCATCCACACCGGTGTTCACTGCTTCGACCTGCTGCGCTGGTTCACCGGCCTCGAGGTATCCTCGGTGGCCTGCTCGATGCGCAGCACAGTGACCACCGACACCGAGGACAACTTCGTCGCCTCGCTGCAGCTCTCGAACGGCAGCACCCTGGCCCAGGTTAACTGTTCGCGAAGCAGCAACAGTCGCAACGGCCTGATCGAAATATCCGGCGAGCACGGCCAGCTCGTGGGCGATCACGTGCTGGGCACGCTCCACTTCCTGGGTCCCGATGGCCCGAGGGAGCTCACGACGGCCGCGCCGGTGATGACCGTGCCCGCCATACTGGAGGCCTTTGCCGCCGGCGTGGGGGGCAAGCAGAGTGCCACGGCCGCCGCCGCCAGTTACCGCGACGGATTGGCCGCGGTGGCCGTGGCCGAGGCCTGCTATCGCTCGGTGTCCAGCGGCCGTTTTGAAAACGTAACCGCGCTCTGAAGCCTGCGGCTGCCGGTTGGAGTTTCTCCAAAACGACCGCGAGCCTTACCCCGACGCCCGTGCTCGTGTATCATTCGTGTCACGGCTCGCGGGTGAGCCCAGTAGAAGCGTGGACAAGCGACTCGAGCATCTCTCCAGTAAGTACGGCGCACCCAGGCAGCTGACCCTCGAGCTGCCTTCGCTGGATTTCCCGCCGGTTTCGCGGCGACGCCACGGCGAAGTCTGCATGGCCATCCTGCGGCCCAGCGGGGGCTTTCTGCTACAGACCAAGGCCAGCTACCCCGGTTCGGTCATGCGCCTGCCCACCGGCGGTATACAGAAAGGCGAGGCGATAGAAGACGCACTGCTACGAGAAATCTGGGAAGAGACCAACCTCGAGGTAGACGTGGCCCGCTTCGTGGCCGCCATTCGTTACAGCCACGGCAAGCGCGTGTCGAGCTTCTGCACTTACCTTTTCTTCACCCGCGAAACCTCGGGCGTGCTGCAGAGCAACGACCCAGGCGAGAAAATAACCGAATGGGTAGAGGCCAAGCCGGCCGAGCTGGCCGACTACGCCGGCAAGCTACGGGACATCGTCCCGTCCTGGTCGAACTGGGGCACGTTCAGGGCCATGGCCATGGACGTGCTGCTTGAAGACTGCAACAGCCACGGCCTGTAACCACTGGCGACCAGGTTTTACCGTCCGCGGAAACCGTCCCCAGGAGGTCAGTTCAGGCGGGCGGAAACAGCGGCGAGCTCAGCAGCCCGGCGCGCGCCAGCCTGAATTGCACACCCGTGCGCAGGCAGCCGAGCCCGTACACCACGCTGCGGCGAAAATTAATGGACGACGCTTCGTTGCAGTAGCTGGTAGGGCAGCTGATCTCGGCCACCGTGTAGCCGAACCACATGACCTGGGCCAACATCTGGTTGTCAAAAACAAAATCGTCGGAATTGGCATCCAGCGGCAACTTCTCGAGCAGTTGCCTGGAGAAAGCGCGGTAGCCGCTGTGCAGCTCGGACAGTTTTGACCCCATCAGCAAATTGCCTGCCGCGGTGAGAAAGCGATTGGCGACGTACCGCCACAGCGGCATGCCCCCCTTGAGCGCGTAGCCACCGAGCACGCGCGAACCCATGGCGCAAGGATGCAGTCCGCTGCCTATCACCGCCACCAGCGCGGGTATCAACCTGGGCGTGTACTGGTAGTCCGGGTGCACCATCACGACTATGTCAGCGCCTTCTTCGAGGGCGAGACGATAGCAACTTTTCTGGTTGGCGCCGTAACCGAGATTGTTGTCGTGCCTGAGCACGGTCGTATCGGGAAACGTGCGCGCTATTGCAGCGGTCTGGTCGGCGCTGCCGTCGTCGACCACGATCACCCGGTCAACCACGCCCTGGGCCATGACCTCTTCCCAGGTGCGGCGCAATGTAGTCTCCGCGTTGTACGCGGGCATGACCACTATGATTTTATTTTCCCGGTACACCGACGCTCCCCTTCCCCCAACGAGTATACCAAGTACGGGCAGCGTCTACCCACATCGTGTAAAACATCAGTCTGTGCCTGTCTGGACGGCCGGCACAGACACGAACTCGTGGTAGCGCAGGTCGGCGCGGTCGGCCTCCCTCACCGACCTGAGATCGTGGCCCGGCACCACCAGCACACCGCCCTCGTCTTCGAGCAAACCCACGAAACGGTTTATGCGCCAGGCCTGTTGCCACCAGTCGTCCATGTTATGGGCGAAAGCCGGCTGTGCCACGTGGCGCCAGCTGGCCTCGGTGTAGGCCGCGTCGCCGGTGAGCAGTATCACCCCGCCACGGCCCCTCAGTACCAGCCCTTGCGTGCCCGCTGTGTGGCCGTGCAGGTCTACGAGCACGGCACTGCCGTCGCCGAATACGTCGTAGTGCCCATCAAAAGTTGCCCAGGGCTCGGTGGCCGCGTAATCGATAACCGTGCGCCGCTCCAGGTCGTCCCAGTCCTGCTCGAAGAAAAAATCCTCGAACCAGCGAGCACCCCACGCGCCCTCTTCCTCGCGGCGCGGCAACAGCAGAGTGGCCCCGGCAAAGGCCTCCACGCTTCCCGCGTGGTCAAAATGCAAGTGTGAAACCGCCACGTAGCCGACGTCAGCCGGGTCCAGCCCCGCCGCCGACATCTGCTCGGGCAAGGACTGCCCGGGCTCGGTATGGCAGAGATCGAGCGCCGCCAGCAATGGGCCCAGGTACTGCTCCGGGCTATCCCTCACTGCAGGTGAGTAACCGGTGTCGAACACCAGCAGGCCCTTGCTCTCGTGCTCGACCACAAAAGCAGGGACGGGGATTTCGCTGGCCTCCTGCCAACTTCCACCCTTGGCCATGACGCCGGGCAGGCTACGCATGGTGCCGGTGTTGAACGCGTGCAGCAGCAGGTCTACCGGCTCGTGGGCCTGCTCCCAACCCCGCAGCACGGGCTCTATTCGCGGCACCCGTCGTTGATCTGCACAGCCTGGCAGCAAGGTAGCGATCAACAGGCAACACGAAAGAAGACGCAGAGGCGCGCAGAAAGGAGAGGTCATTTTACAGCGACTGACTGTAACCGGGGAGGTCAGGAATTCCAGTAGCAGCCGAAGGGGTCGCGGGAGATCTCGCCGACGCAGTCGGCAAGCGAACCCTCGACCGCGTCTCCGCGATCGTCGTAGTAAGCCGCCCAGCGCCCGTTGCCCTTTTTCCAGAAGAGCTTGTAGCCGCTTTCTTTCTCCGGCCTCAACTGGGCAATGCGGTGATCGACGATGTCGCCGTTGCACCCATCGCGAAAGCGATGCACCACCGTGATGACTCCCGCCACCGAACACCTGGCCGTGAGTATTCCCCTGGGTCCTACTCTCCAGCCGAGTACGCGTCGGACGAAGGGGGCCATAAACTCGTGCACCGATGCGATGCGTTGAGTTTTCTTGCGAGCGGAGGAACGTGCCATACACAATTACAGTAGCCCCGGCGGCCGTAGCGGGCAAGTTCCCCCCCCCCTTGGCACACAGCGCATGTGCCCCGACCACTTCACTATCGTTCAAACAACGGGGGTTGCCCACGCAAGCGCAACTGGTTTCAATCCCCTGCAGGTACGCGTAAACTCTGTCACTTAGAAGTGAGTCCGTCATGAAAAAAATGAAGGTAGCCATTGTCGGAGCCACGGGTATTGCCGGGCAGCAATTCGTTTCTGCCCTGGCCCAGCACCCCTGGTTCAGGATCGCTCGATTGGGGGCTTCCCCCCGTTCGGCGGGGAAGAAATACGGTGACGCGCTGCGCGATGAGTCCAGTGGTTCAATGCGCTGGTGGGCTGGCGGCAGTGCCCCGGAATCTGTGCTCGGCATGACCGTGGAAAACGGTGCAGACCTGAAACTGGACAATGTGGACCTCGTATTCTCGGCTGTGGAATCCGACGTCGCCGTCGACCTCGAACCGATGTACGCGCAGACCACCCCGGTGGTGAGCACCGCCTCCGCCTTTCGCTACGAAGACGACGTGCCGCTTTTGCTGCCCGGCGTCAGCCTGCAACAGGCCTCCTTGCTACGCCGCCAACAGAAGAACCGTGGCTGGAAAGGATTTATCGTGCCCCAGCCTAACTGCACCGTTACCGGCCTGGCCATAACCCTGAAGCCGCTGGACGAACGCTTCGGGGTCAAAAAAGTATCGATGGTTTCCATGCAGGGCATTTCGGGAGCCGGCCGGTCGCCGGGAGTAGCCGCGCTGGACGCCATAGACAACGTCATTCCCTACATTCCGTCGGAAGAAGAAAAGGTGACCGCCGAGGCCCGCAAGCTGCTGGGCAAGGTCGTCGCCGGCAAGCTCGAGGAATCGTCGGTGAAGGTATCGTGCACCTGCACGCGGGCGGCAGTGCTCGAAGGCCACACCGAGGCCGTATCACTGGAACTCGAACGACCTGCGACACCTGCCCAGGCGGCCGCGGCCCTGCGCACGGCGGGCAAGCGGGCGGCGCGGCTCAAGCTGCCTTCGATGCCCGAAACGCTGATATACGTGCACGACGACCCTTTCAGGCCCCAGCCCAGGCTCGACCGCGACGCCGGTGACGGCATGACCACCTCGGTGGGCCGAATCCGCGAAGAGCCGCTGTACCGGCACGGCCTGCGCTACATGCTGGTATCACACAACACCAAGATGGGCGCGGCCAAGGGAGCTCTGCTCATAGCCGAGTACCTGCTCGACCGCGGTATACTCTGAAGAGCCAGGCAGCGGATTCGACTCAGCCGATGTCTGTTTCGCCTCCCCCGCTACGCCCAGCCCTGCTCCCGGACAAGCCGCGTGGCTTCATCCGCCTGCTCGGCCCGGGCGTCATGCTCGTCGGCCTGGCCATTGGCGCTGGCGAGCTCGTCATCTGGCCCGTTACCACGGCCCGCTTCGGCGCCACGGTGGCATGGGCCGCCGTGCTCGGCGTGAGCCTGCAACTGATCATCAACCTGGAGATAGGCCGCTACACCCTGGCCACGGGCGAAAGCGCCTACGGGGCCCTGGCCCGCCGGGGGCGCGGTTGGGTGCCCGTGTTCCTGCTGCTCAACGTCGTGTCGTGGATACTGCCGGGCTGGGCGCGCACCTGTGCAGGCGCCGTCAAGGTGCTTGTGGTCGGGCTCGATGGCCCCGGCGATCCCTGGGTCTGGACGGCGCTCACCTTCGCCATCGTAGCGCTGGTTATGTTCGGGCCGCGCAACGTCTACGGGTGGATGGAAAAGATCGTCACCGCCTTGGTCTGCTTCATGCTGCTGGGCCTGCTGGTAATAGTAGCCAGGCTGGGCAACGGCGAGACCGCCGCCGAGCTCGCCCGTGGCATAGCCTCGGTGGGTGTAAAACCACCCGACATGCCGCCCTACCAACTGCTGTCAGCCGTCGTCTTTGCCGGCGCCGGGGGAACCGCCAACCTGTTGTTCTCGTATTACCTACGCGACAAGGGCTGGGGAATGTGCGGGCGCCTGTCCAACTCCGGCGAATCAAACGAAGCGTGGATTCCCGACGATAACAGCGTAAACGCCGACCGCTGGAGCCGCTGGTTCAAACACATGGCCCGTGACCAGGTGATCTTCTTCTGGCTCACCAACCTCGTAACGATACTGTTGTTTATCTTCGCTGCGCTGGCGGTGCTGCACCCCGCCGGCATTGTCCCGTCCAACGAGGCCCTGCTCTACGAAGAGGCGGTGCTGTTGGACACGGTCTGGGGGCCGGGAGGAAAAATCCTCTTCATGGTCATAGGCATCGCCTGCCTGTTCACCACCCAGCTCACCCTGCTCGACGGCGTGGCCCGCAGCTGCGCAGACCTGCTGCACAACAACTACCGCTGGAGCCGCCGCTGGAGCCTCAAGGACTGGTACCGGGGCATAGCCCTGGTTTGGATGGTCGTGGGCACCGCGCTCACCTGGGCATGGGGAGCCCTGCCCCCGTTTGTCTTCCTGCTCTCGGCCGGCTTCTTCGGCGGCATAGCCATGGCGGTCTACTGCCCCCTGCTCCTGTGGAGCAACATCCGCGAATTGCCCGAGTTGTGCCGGCCTTCGATAACCGCGCGACTGGCCATGTCGGGCGTGAGCCTGTTCTACATCGCGTTTGCCACCATTTCGGTAGGCGTGGTCGTTCAACAGTTGTTTGTGGGCTGACCCCCGCAAGGGGGAGCCATTGGCGCGCAGCACCTCTGCTGCCGCAGACCGGCTAAGCGGGAAATCCGCCACCCGGTAGGGGAAAAATTGGCCCGACAGGCGAAAACTCGTTCCCAGCGAGCCTTCCGGACGCTAGAATGTAAGACTGCGGACAGGTCCGCGAACACATGTACCAGCACCTGAAACAATTCATCATCCGCCGACTGACGGCCATCCTTGTCAGGGAACGCATGGGTTACCGGCAACTGTTGCCCAGTGACATGGGTCGGCTGCGCGATGTCATACAGCCCGGTGACGTCCTGCTGGTGGACGGCAGCCAGCGCATAAGCGAAGTTATCAAGTACCTGACGCAGAGTTCGTGGTCGCACTCGGCGCTCTACGTCGGCGACGCGCTGCTCAAACGAGGTGGCCCCCAGGCCGACGAGTTTCACCGCTTGTACGGTGACGAAGCCTCGGCACTGCTCGTCGAGGCCACGGTCGAGAACGGCGTCGCCGCTGCGCCGCTGTCAAAATACCGCAACCACAACGTGAGAATATGCCGCCCCTTCAAGCTGCGCCCCGGTGACCTCAACACGGTACTCGCCACCGTCATCGACCAGATCGGCTCGAAGTACAACGTGGAGCAGATATTTGACCTGCTTCGTTACTTCTTTCCGGTAACCCTGGTCCCCAAGCGCTTCCGTCGCAGCATGCTCGAGCACGCGGGTACCCTGTCCAAGGAAGTAATCTGCTCGGCGCAGATAACCTCTGCCTTTCAGAAAGTACGTTACCCGGTACAACCACTGGTAACCTCGCCGCGGGTTTCCGAACGGGTGCAGGTAGACACCGGCAAGCCACGCAAGAGGTGGTTCGGCCGGGCAGAGCCCGACCTCGTCAGCGACGGGGTCTTCACAGCCTGCGATCCCAACCTGGTCACACCACGGGACTTCGACCTGTCACCCTACTTTGAAGTGGTGAAATCCGACCTGCTTGGCAACCGCAACTTCGACTACCGCAAGATCGTGTGGGCCGGCAGCGACGGCGGCGAATCTGAAGTAACCGAAGAAGAACTACTCGAGACCGGCTGACCCCCGGCCGCGTTGTTAACGATCAACGGGCCGCCAGTAGACAACAGGGATAAACTACCCCTGCAGGTGGCGGCTGCCTCAACCCGGCTTGAAGTCGGGTAACTCCGGGTTGTCGAAGAGGTAGGCGCAATCCCATTCCAGACCTGCAGCGCTGACCATGAGCTCCATTGCCCGCCGGTACTCCTCGCGGCTGAAACCTTCGATCGTCGACCCCAGCAACTCTCCATCGAGCTGCAGCAGTACCGGCACCGAGGCCAGGCCCAGCTCGGTCGACAACGGCCAGCCGGGGTTATCCAGGTACACCGGCATGGTTATCTTGTTGTCACGGACAAAGTCCTCGGTCTCCTCGAGGCTGTCCTGGGACACGGCCACGATGTCGATAATGCCTTCGCCCCGGCGGTAGAGCTGCTCAAGCAGGGGCAGGGCGATGCGGCAAGTGGGACAGCCGGCCTTGTAGAGCAGCAGCACCCTGCGCCCCTGCCCCGGCAGATCCGCCAGCTCGTCGGATCCCAGCCTGGGCAGTTGTCTCGTTTTCAGCTCAACCACGAACAAAGTTTAGCCCCGGTCTGGCTTACACGCCAGCGCAAGCCTGCCGCTGGTCGCGGCAGCAGGCACCCGGCTGGTGAAACAGCTGCGCGGGCAGGCTAGTATCGCGCGTCGTGTCGACGCCGCCCTCACCAGTTCCAAGCGCTTCGCAGGCACCGGCCACGCTGGCCACTGCCACCCCGGCCACTGCCGCCTCTACGGCCTCGACGACCACCGCGGGCCACAAGCGGGGCTGGCTCCTTCTGCTGCCCCTGCTGCTGACTCTGGCCTCGCTGCTCTACGTCGTACCGATTTCGCAGGTTCCCTTTTACACCAAGGGTGAACCCCGCGAAGCCATTGTCGTGCAGGCCATCGTAGAAAACGGGGACTGGATACTGCCCCTGAGAAACGGCCACGAAATACCGTCGAAACCACCGCTGTTTCACTGGCTGGGTGCGCTCGTGAGCCTCGCCGCGGGTTTCGTTTCGGAATGGACAACGCGCCTGCCCTCGGCCGCGGCGTCTATAGCCTGCGCTGCCGCCGTTGCCGCCGCCGCCGCGAGATTCTTCGGACCACTGGCCGCCTTCCTCTCCACCCTGGTGCTGCTCACCACCGTGCAGTGGACTATCTCGGCCACCACCGCGCGCGTGGACATGGTACTGGCCGCGGCAACGACCGGCGCGCTGCTGTTCTTCATGGGCGACTACCTGCGTGATCGCAGACCTCTGTCGTTGGGTTTCTACGCCTGCGCCGCCCTGGCCGTACTGGCAAAGGGACCGGTGGGCCTGGTGATCCCGGTGGCCGTTATTGCCTGCTTCCTGCTGCTGCGCGGCGACCGCGAATACCTGCGCCGGCTGCGCCCTGGCAAGGGCCTGGCGATCCTGTCGCTGGCGGCGGCCTGGTACCTGGCTGCCAGCTGGGAAGGCGGGATGCCGTTTTTCGACAAGCTGGTCATGAAGGAGAACCTGCAGCGGCTTGTCAGTGCCCAGGCGTCGGGCGTGGGCCACGTACACTCGCCTTTCTACTATCTGCCCGCCCTGCTCGGTGGCTTTGCCCCGTGGAGCCTTTTCGCGCCCGGCCTGGTGGTCGGTCTCACGGCCCGCGCGCGTCGTGGCGAGCACGACCAGGCCACCACCCTGTTGCTGTGCTGGTTTGCAGTCACGCTGCTCATCTACTCGCTGGCCGGATCAAAAAGAGGCGTCTACCTGCTCAGCCTTTACCCGGCGCTGGCCATGCTCTACGGCGCCTGGTGGGCATCGATGGCGTCCACCGGTCAGGACACGGCCGACGCACGGCCCTCACGCATGCTCTCCTGGCTGGCGAGCCTGGTGGCCGCCGTGCTGGCGCTGCCACTCATCGTGGTGGTCGCGCAAGCACTCGGGGTCGATGTCACCGCCTGGCTGGACCCGCTGCTCAGTCGCAGCGACGCCGCTAACCTGCCGGTTATCCGCGATACCATCGCGGCCAATCCCGTGGCCTGCGTTGCCTGGGCGTCCACCCTGCTTCTGGGCGCGAGCGGTGCGGTAGCAGCCCTTGCCCGTCGCAAGCCGGTCGCGTCGGCACTGCTCCTCGCCTCGGCCATCGCTGTATCCCAGCTCGTGCTGCCGCTGGTGTTTCAACGCCAGCTCGGACGCGAGCAGGGCCTGCGCGATTTCATGGCGAGGGTCAACGTACAGCTTCCCGAAAAAGACGCGCCGTTGTTTTTCTACCGCGGCTTTGACTACGGGGCCGTCTTCTATGCCGGTCGCAACGTATACCGCGTGGACGAGCACCTGCCCTTGTTCGACGAGCAGGACACCTGGCTGCTGGTAAACGAAAAGTCCCTGCCGCCGGACGGCGACTATCACTTGCAGGAGGTTATGCGCTATACCTACGGCGATAACCCGGGCAGGGAGGCTCTCCTTTTGACCAGGGCGCGGCGCGGGGACAAGGAAAAACGGAAATGAGCGACACGGTCGAGCAGGAGCGCGAAACACGCGAACGCGTGTTTGCGGCGGCAGCGCTGGCCGACGACCTGGTGCTACGCCAGGAAACCGCCCGCCTTCACCCCGCCGACATAGCCGAGATCCTCGACCAGCTCGACGACGATAACGAGCGCCTGTCGGTATTCTCGGTACTCGATGACGCCCGCGCGGCCGAGGTCATAAGCGACGTCGGCGAATCAGCCCGAGCGGCCCTTCTCGCGCGCCTGGCCGACGTGCACATTGCCACGCTGCTCGAAGGCCTCGACAGCGATGACGCCGCTGACCTTCTGGGCGAACTTTCCGAAGACCGCAAGCTGATGCTCCTGCACCGGGCCGACCCGGAGACCCGGCGTGACGTGCAGGGTCTGCTTTCCTATCCCGACGACAGCGCCGGTGGCCTGATGAAAACCGAGGTCGCATCGGTGGATGTTGGAACCACCGTGCGGCAGGTGCGCACCTACCTCAGGCAACACCGCGAGGATTTTCACGATATTCACAACGTCTTCGTCACCGACCACAAGAAAAGACTCGTAGGCTACGTGCCCGTCCGCAACCTGGTCATGGCCAACGACGGTTCGTCGGTGGACGAGATTCTGCTTGATGACTTCGTGTCGGTAAGCGCGACCGTAGACCAGGAAGAAGTCGCTCACCTGTTCGAAAAGTACGATTTGCTTTCGCTACCGGTGGTCGACGCTTCCGAACTGCTGGTCGGTCGCATAACCGTTGACGACGTGGTTGACGTCATAGAAGAAGAGGCCACCGAGGACATGCTCAAGATGGCCGGCGTGGGCGACGAACCGCTGGGCCTGCACGGGCCCGTAAAAGCCCTGCGCACACGGCTTCCGTGGCTGGGGCTGAATCTCCTGACCGCCACCGTGAGCGTTGCGGCGATCTCGCTGTTCCAGGACACCATACACCAGGTAGCCACTGCCGCGGCCTTAATGACGGTAGTCGCCAGCCAGGGCGGCAACGCCGGCGTCCAGACAATGACCCTGGTGGTACGCGGGTTGGTGCTCGGCGAGCTGAGCCCGCATAACACCCGCCGCATCGTAGTGCGAGAACTGGCCATCGCCCTGCTCAACGGCGCGGTACTGGGCTCGGTGGCCGCGGCTACTGTCTACGCGTGGAAGGGAGACGTAAGGCTGGCCACGGTCATGGCAACCGCGATGATCGCCAACATGCTCATCGCCGCGGCCCTCGGCACGCTCGTGCCCATGGGCTTGCGGCGGCTGGGAGCAGATCCGGCGGTAGCCTCGTCGGTGTTCGTGACGGCGGGAACCGACATGCTCGGCTTCCTCGTCTTCCTCGGCCTGCTCAGCGTCGCCCTCGGGATCTAATCACCGTCGGGAATATCGCCGCCCGGCTCAGGCTTCTTCCGAAATATCCCGGTACGAAACCAGGTCGATGTCTTCCCGCGCCGCGAGTTCCTTGCGAACCATCGGGCTGGTGAGCGCGGCGGCCTCGCCCACGCCGTCGTAACGCGGCAGCAACGATCCAGGGTGGCACACCAACTCGGTGACGCCACTCTTGAGAGAAGCGAGCAACTCGACCATGCCTCCCTCAGTCACCGGACGATGACGGCCCAGGATCTCTACCCGGTCGGGTCCGCGGAACCTGCCCGAGCGCAGCCGCCCCCAGGCAAGGGCGGGGCGCATGGCAGCGTTTTCGGCGCGTCGCTCCCAGTCACCCACCACGAACTCCCTGCTGTATTTCCAGGTCGGGCCACAGGGTTTGCGCATGGCCCAGATAGGGTACTCCAGCGAGAGCTCCCTGAGGATGGACAGCACCGAGGGCAGAAGGTGCAGGCCGTAGCTGCTCGAAACGTAGCTCAGTACGAGACCGCCGGACAGGAACTTCTCGACCTGGGCGCGAATTTCGGCACGCAGCTCCTTCTTCAGTCCACCGCCCCTGCGATACAGCCACATGGCCTCGAGGGGACGGTCCACGAAGCGGCCGCCCGCGTCGACCAGGTTGGGTATGTGGCGCCGCGGAAGCGTAGACGTGCCCTCGCACAACACCAGGTGCAACCCGGTACCGAGGCCAGAGCGCATGGAGGCCGAGACCATGGCCGACCGCGAAGCCGGACCGTTAACGCGCAGCCCCGTACTCGAGATTATACCCGAATCGTAACCGTCCATGACGGCGTCGTTCACCTCGGGGTACATGCCGAGGTCGTCCGCCGTTATTATTATTCCCTTGTCTGCCATCGCTGTTGAAACCCTGCCCCCCGGGCGGATATCAGCCGTGGAGCTCCCTGGCAAGCAAGCGCTTCTGGTAAAAGTTCTGCAGGTCGGCTCTCTTGAGCATACCTACGACCCGCTTGGGGTTGGATTCATCAACCACCGGCACCTGCTCCAGGCCGCGCGCGGTTATTAACTGCATGGTATCGTAAAGGTTGTCCGAGCCCGAAACGGTCAGAACCTCCGTCTCGGCCAGCTCGCCTACAACCAGGAACGGCCAGGCATCACGGTGCAACAGCACGGTCTTGAGGTCCTGCATGCTGATTATTCCGGTCAACTCGTTGTCCCGGTTCACTACCGGAAAGTACACGTGATGGCTGTTGGTAACGTAGCGTACAAAATCGGTAACGGCCATCGACTCGGGAATCTGCTGGAAGTCCCTGCTCACCAGGCCCCGGACGTAAAGCCCCCTGAGCAGGTTGGCCTCGGCGCCGGCGTGTATGTCAAGTCCGCGACGACTGAGATCGAAGCTGTCTATGCTGTCGGTCATCAGGCGCCGGGCCACGAGGGTGGCCGTTATGGCGGTGATCATGATAGGCAGCACCACGTTGTAGTCCCTGGTCATTTCCCACAACAGGAATATCGCGGTCATCGGCGCGTGCGTCGAGGCTGCCAGGAAAGCGCCCATGCCGATCAGCCCGAAACTGCCACTCGCGCCCAGCGCCCCGGGTATGAGCATGTTCACCAGCGATGCAAAGCCACCCCCGAACACGGCCCCTATGAACATGGCCGGGGCAAACACCCCGCCCGATCCTCCGCAACCCAGCGTCACGCCGGTCATCGCGATCTTGACCAGTACCAGCGACAGCAGCAGGCCCACGCTGAGGCCACCGGAGAACACCTCGTTCATGGTGGCGTAGCCGCTGGAGCTGACCTGCGGAAAAAATATTAACGACACGCCCACTATGAGCCCGCCGAGCATGGGGGTGACGCTGCGCGACAGCCGCGAACGCTGGAACCAGTCCCTTATCCCGTAGAAAGACTTGATGTAGAAAACCGCGAGCAGGCCGCACATAAGGCCAAGCAAGACGTAGAAGAGCAGCTCGTGGTTTATCGGGTAGTCGAAGCTTGGCGCGTGCAGAACCTGGTGATCGGCGCGCATGTACTGCGACACCACAGTAGACGCGCCCGACGCCAGCACTATGAGCGCGAAGGCCTGGGACTGGAACTCGCCGAGCAGGACGATCTCCTGGGCGAAAAAGACCCCGGCGATCGGGCTGGAAAAAGTCGCTGCGATCGCTGCCGCCGAACCGCAGGCTATGAGCACCCGCAGACGCTCGGCCGACGGAC
The Candidatus Binatota bacterium DNA segment above includes these coding regions:
- a CDS encoding redoxin domain-containing protein; translation: MFVVELKTRQLPRLGSDELADLPGQGRRVLLLYKAGCPTCRIALPLLEQLYRRGEGIIDIVAVSQDSLEETEDFVRDNKITMPVYLDNPGWPLSTELGLASVPVLLQLDGELLGSTIEGFSREEYRRAMELMVSAAGLEWDCAYLFDNPELPDFKPG
- a CDS encoding ChbG/HpnK family deacetylase; this translates as MADKGIIITADDLGMYPEVNDAVMDGYDSGIISSTGLRVNGPASRSAMVSASMRSGLGTGLHLVLCEGTSTLPRRHIPNLVDAGGRFVDRPLEAMWLYRRGGGLKKELRAEIRAQVEKFLSGGLVLSYVSSSYGLHLLPSVLSILRELSLEYPIWAMRKPCGPTWKYSREFVVGDWERRAENAAMRPALAWGRLRSGRFRGPDRVEILGRHRPVTEGGMVELLASLKSGVTELVCHPGSLLPRYDGVGEAAALTSPMVRKELAAREDIDLVSYRDISEEA
- a CDS encoding glycosyltransferase family 39 protein; the protein is MSTPPSPVPSASQAPATLATATPATAASTASTTTAGHKRGWLLLLPLLLTLASLLYVVPISQVPFYTKGEPREAIVVQAIVENGDWILPLRNGHEIPSKPPLFHWLGALVSLAAGFVSEWTTRLPSAAASIACAAAVAAAAARFFGPLAAFLSTLVLLTTVQWTISATTARVDMVLAAATTGALLFFMGDYLRDRRPLSLGFYACAALAVLAKGPVGLVIPVAVIACFLLLRGDREYLRRLRPGKGLAILSLAAAWYLAASWEGGMPFFDKLVMKENLQRLVSAQASGVGHVHSPFYYLPALLGGFAPWSLFAPGLVVGLTARARRGEHDQATTLLLCWFAVTLLIYSLAGSKRGVYLLSLYPALAMLYGAWWASMASTGQDTADARPSRMLSWLASLVAAVLALPLIVVVAQALGVDVTAWLDPLLSRSDAANLPVIRDTIAANPVACVAWASTLLLGASGAVAALARRKPVASALLLASAIAVSQLVLPLVFQRQLGREQGLRDFMARVNVQLPEKDAPLFFYRGFDYGAVFYAGRNVYRVDEHLPLFDEQDTWLLVNEKSLPPDGDYHLQEVMRYTYGDNPGREALLLTRARRGDKEKRK
- the mgtE gene encoding magnesium transporter, producing MSDTVEQERETRERVFAAAALADDLVLRQETARLHPADIAEILDQLDDDNERLSVFSVLDDARAAEVISDVGESARAALLARLADVHIATLLEGLDSDDAADLLGELSEDRKLMLLHRADPETRRDVQGLLSYPDDSAGGLMKTEVASVDVGTTVRQVRTYLRQHREDFHDIHNVFVTDHKKRLVGYVPVRNLVMANDGSSVDEILLDDFVSVSATVDQEEVAHLFEKYDLLSLPVVDASELLVGRITVDDVVDVIEEEATEDMLKMAGVGDEPLGLHGPVKALRTRLPWLGLNLLTATVSVAAISLFQDTIHQVATAAALMTVVASQGGNAGVQTMTLVVRGLVLGELSPHNTRRIVVRELAIALLNGAVLGSVAAATVYAWKGDVRLATVMATAMIANMLIAAALGTLVPMGLRRLGADPAVASSVFVTAGTDMLGFLVFLGLLSVALGI